Within Capra hircus breed San Clemente chromosome 7, ASM170441v1, whole genome shotgun sequence, the genomic segment CTGACACCCAGCCCTGGATATGGGACTCAGACAGGGGCTTCCCCAGCCCCTTCAACCCCTCCAGAAGAGGAAGATCTCCGTCGCCGTCTCAAGTACTTCTTCATGAGCCCCTGTGATAAATTCCGGGCCAAGGGTCGCAAGCCTTTCAAGCTTATGCTGCAAGTGGTGAAGATCTTGGTGGTCACTGTGCAGGTGAGACCTGTACcactcacccctgcccccagaaTTCCACCGGTGGGCCCTGTTTTCCTTGAAGGGGAAAAGCCTAGAGTCAGAGCCTagtcctgcccctgcagcagcatCATGATAGTGACAGTGGCACTCATCAGTCGGAAGCCCTCTGGGGCCTGCACGGGAGCAGCTCCGTTAAGCTTCACAAATGCCCTCTAAGGTCTGGTCAGTGTTGTCGCCCTTTTTTTATAGATGAGacaaatgaggctcagagaggttaagggacttgtccaaagtcacacagcaactAAGCCTTGGGAGCTGGCGTGTGGGCCCTGGCAGGCTGATGCTGTGCCGACCCTCAAAGAAAACTGATCTGGTGGCTGCAGAGATCACTGCCctcactccctccctctcccaggaCCTGTGCTGGGCTCCCAGGACTCCATGATGAGTCAGACTCACCATGAGAGCTTCTGGTCTGGTGACTTTGGGTATGTCACCATGCTTCTAATCTCCCGTCAGTAAAGGAGCCcagtgaggggcttcccaggtgactcagtggtaaagaacccacctgctaatgcaggagatgcaggtttaatccctgggtcgggaagatgctctagaggaggaaatggcaacccactgcagcattcttgccagtgaaatcccatggacagaggagcctggcgttctgcagtccatgggatcgaaaagagtcggaaacgactgagcgactgtacaaCAGCAAAAGGAACCCAGCAGTGGTACTTACCCTGTGCAGTTCAGTCCATTCGCTCAGGAGGGCCTGTACGTATGGAGGGCCTGCCCTCATGGGGAGggccctctctcttctctccctccactCATGCACTGTGGGAGATTCCCATCATCCTTGTCCCTCCTGCCAGCTCATCCTGTTTGGGCTCAGCAACCAGCTGGCAGTGACGTTCCGGGAGGAGAACACCATCGCTTTCCGGCACCTCTTCCTGCTGGGCTACACGGATGGGGCGGATGACACGTTTGCAGCCTACACACGGCAGCAGCTATACCAGGCCATCTTCTATGCCGTGGACCAGGTACGGGTGGCCAGGAGCCAGTGGGCAGCTGGTCCCTCAGGGGAGAGCAAGCGGGGCTGACAGACCCTCCCCTCCTTTGCCCGCAGTACCTGACGCTCCCAAACGTGTCCCTGGGCCGGTATGCCTATgtgcggggcgggggcggccCCTGGGCCAACGGCTCAGCCTTGGCCCTCTGCCAGTGCTACTACCACCGGGGCCACGTGGACCCAGCCAACGACACATTTGACATTGATCCGATGGTCGTCACGGGTGAGTGGGCCGGGCAGGGCTCAGTGGTCAGGAGCCCGGGCTGCTAGGATTAAAATCCCACTTGAAAATCCCTCCTGCTCGTCTGGAAGACAGGGTGGTGAGGATGACGTGATGATTCGTAGGCTGCTTGTGTGCAGACAGAGCTGCATGCTATGTTTCACTGTCATTCATTCCCTAAACACCTGGGCCCACGGAGCGCCAGGCACTGGGGCCTGTGTACGGGGTTAGATAGGCTGGGCCTGACCCTTGTGGGGTAGACAGCGGAAACAGACAAATGTGGAAATacgaagggagaggaaaagcAGGGAAGGGGGCTGTCGGGGACTCTGGGGAGACCTGCCTGTGCCTCCCCTGCCAGCAGTGTCCCCTCCCTGACTCCCTGTCCTCAGACTGTATCCGGGTGGACCCCCCTGAGAGACCCCCCGTTCCCCCCAGTGATGATCTCTCCCTCTCGGATGGCAGCGCCAGTTACAGGAACCTCACGCTCAAATTCCACAAGTACTGTCTGACCGATCGAGGGGGCTGGGGGTGCGGGGAGGCAGGACTCCAGGCATCTTcagtgttgggggagggggcaacCACTTCCCCACAAGCCGGGGCTGGGCAGGCCAAGCTAATGCTGCCACGTGAGCACTTCCTGTGCCAGCTGCAGAGTCAGCATGGGGCAGAGCACTGGCACTCAGGCAGAGcccacccaccccctcacccAAGCCTCCCCCCCAGGCTGATCAACGTCACCATCCACTTCCAGCTGAAGACCATTAACCTCCAGAGCCTGATCAACAATGAAATCCCAGACTGCTACACCTTCAGTATCCTGGTGAGCCCACGGTCCCTGGGGTGTGGGTGAGGAACCAGCCCATgatggggtagggtggggggcggggcacaGGACTCCTGAACTCTCGAGCTGGGGGACCCTGGGCCAGGGGCAGTGTGGGGCCGATGGGGGAGGCTGGGGCTGGAGAGATCATCCCTCCTGCAGGTCTGAGAGCCTTGGGTCTGCCGAGGTTTACCCTGTCCCATCTCATCTCGCTATACCCCTGCAGATCACATTTGACAATAAGGCACACAGTGGGCGTGTCCCCATCAGCCTAGAGACccaggcccacatccaggagTGTAAGCACCCCAGCGTCTTTGGCCATGGTGAGCCCCCAAGCCCCGAACCAGTGCTGCCCAGGGTCTCTGAATTTCCCTGGGAGCCCCGAGCCCCAGACCAGCATGGACCAAGCTCCCGACTCACCCAGAGAAACCTATGAACCCACTGACCAGCCCTGAAGCCCCGCCccgggcctggggcctggcccaGTTGCCTCATCCCCAGCCCTGCCTTTGGCCCCCTCCCCACAGGAGACAACAGCTTCCGGCTCCTGTTTGACGTGGTTGTTATCCTCACCTGCGCCTTCTCCTTCCTGCTGTGCGCCCGCTCACTGCTCCGAGGCTTCCTCCTGCAGAATGTGAGAGCCACCCCCAGCCTCACCCAGCTCTGGGACCCTTGGGGCCGCCAGGGTGGTGAGCTTCCCCTGCCCAGACCGGCCCTCACCCCACCCGCCTACCCCTGCAGGAATTTGTCAGGTTCATGTGGCGACGGAGGGGACGGGTCATTAGCCTGTGGGAGCGGTTGGAATTTGTCAATGGCTGGTACATCCTTCTGGTCACCAGCGACATGCTCACCATCTCGGGTACCATCATGAAGATTGGCATCGAAGCCAAGGTGGGTCCTGCCCGcgccctgcctccccaccccatctccttcCAGACCCTGGCCCCCTCTCCCACTCCCTGCC encodes:
- the MCOLN1 gene encoding mucolipin-1, with the protein product MAVPVGPRGSETERLLTPSPGYGTQTGASPAPSTPPEEEDLRRRLKYFFMSPCDKFRAKGRKPFKLMLQVVKILVVTVQLILFGLSNQLAVTFREENTIAFRHLFLLGYTDGADDTFAAYTRQQLYQAIFYAVDQYLTLPNVSLGRYAYVRGGGGPWANGSALALCQCYYHRGHVDPANDTFDIDPMVVTDCIRVDPPERPPVPPSDDLSLSDGSASYRNLTLKFHKLINVTIHFQLKTINLQSLINNEIPDCYTFSILITFDNKAHSGRVPISLETQAHIQECKHPSVFGHGDNSFRLLFDVVVILTCAFSFLLCARSLLRGFLLQNEFVRFMWRRRGRVISLWERLEFVNGWYILLVTSDMLTISGTIMKIGIEAKNLASYDVCSILLGTSTLLVWVGVIRYLTFFHKYNILIATLRVALPSVMRFCCCVAVIYLGYCFCGWIVLGPYHVKFRSLSMVSECLFSLINGDDMFVTFAAMQAQQSRSSLVWLFSQLYLYSFISLFIYMVLSLFIALITGAYDTIKHPGGSGAEVSELQAYIAQCQDSPTSGKFRRGSGSACSLLCCCGRDASEEDSLLVN